From a single Brassica oleracea var. oleracea cultivar TO1000 chromosome C5, BOL, whole genome shotgun sequence genomic region:
- the LOC106343802 gene encoding probable polygalacturonase At3g15720 isoform X2 gives MTKTWFLNFSVFILTIFAYSKALDVTQYGAVGDGVTDDSQAFLKAWEAVCSGTGDGQLIVRAGMSFMLQPLKFQGSCKSTPIAVQILGTLVASSRGKWKGDKNQWILFSDIEGLVVDGNGKINGQGSSWWEHKGSSRPTGLKFKNCNNLRLRGLTHVDSAMAHIHINGCNDVTISNLRINAPESSPNTDGIDIAASSNVVIQDCVIATGDDCIAINSGTANIRISGIDCGPGHGISIGSLGKDEGVASVEDICVQNCNFRGTMNGARIKTWPGGSGYARRITFNGITLDNVENPIIIDQHYKHGDSDKSTDDKSSAVEVSKVVYSNFVGTSKSEYGVNFRCSERAPCTEIFMKDVKINTASSGMGQVAQGQCLNVRGGVTTLAVPGLECLALSTDWGTLPEQACMLPQQSGQPDTRPSQDPLWVYGSGGKHLGVYSVVY, from the exons ATG ACGAAGACTTGGTTCTTAAACTTTTCAGTGTTCATTCTCACGATCTTCGCATATTCGAAAGCTTTGGATGTTACTCAATATGGAGCTGTTGGAGATGGAGTTACAGACGATTCTCAG GCGTTCTTGAAAGCCTGGGAAGCTGTTTGTAGCGGGACCGGAGATGGGCAGCTTATCGTTCGGGCAGGAATGTCATTTATGTTACAGCCCTTGAAGTTTCAAGGTTCTTGCAAATCGACCCCTATTGCTGTTCAG ATCTTGGGCACTCTCGTTGCATCAAGTAGAGGGAAATGGAAAGGAGACAAAAACCAATGGATTCTCTTCTCAGACATAGAAGGGCTTGTGGTTGATGGTAACGGCAAAATAAACGGCCAGGGTTCGAGCTGGTGGGAACACAAAGGCAGTTCTAGACCAACC GGATTGAAGTTCAAGAACTGCAACAATCTTAGACTTCGTGGCTTAACTCACGTAGATAGTGCGATGGCACACATTCACATAAACGGTTGCAACGACGTAACCATCTCAAATCTCCGGATAAATGCACCAGAATCAAGTCCTAACACCGATGGCATCGATATAGCCGCTTCATCCAATGTTGTCATCCAAGACTGCGTAATCGCCACTG GTGACGATTGCATTGCTATAAACTCGGGGACGGCTAACATAAGAATCTCCGGTATAGATTGCGGACCAGGCCATGGAATAAG CATAGGAAGCTTAGGAAAAGATGAAGGGGTAGCTTCAGTGGAGGATATATGTGTCCAAAACTGTAACTTTAGAGGAACTATGAATGGAGCTAGGATCAAAACCTGGCCG GGAGGATCTGGATACGCAAGAAGGATTACTTTCAATGGAATTACTCTAGATAATGTCGAGAATCCAATCATTATCGATCAGCATTACAAACATGGAGATTCTGATAAATCCACTGATGATAAG TCCTCGGCGGTGGAAGTGAGCAAAGTTGTGTATAGTAACTTCGTGGGAACGTCCAAATCAGAGTACGGTGTTAACTTTAGGTGCAGCGAGAGAGCACCATGCACAGAGATATTTATGAAAGATGTGAAAATAAATACGGCATCATCAGGAATGGGACAAGTAGCGCAAGGACAGTGTTTAAACGTGAGAGGCGGTGTGACAACACTTGCGGTACCAGGTTTAGAGTGTTTAGCACTTTCCACAGATTGGGGGACACTGCCGGAACAAGCTTGTATGTTGCCGCAGCAATCAGGGCAGCCAGATACACGACCGTCGCAAGATCCGTTATGGGTTTATGGAAGCGGAGGAAAACATTTAGGAGTATATAGTGTCGTATATTAA
- the LOC106292780 gene encoding probable polygalacturonase At3g15720 isoform X2, whose protein sequence is MRLKKKTWILIFSVFILQTFTYSKALDVTQYGAVGDGVTDDSQAFLKAWEDVCSGAGDGQLIIPAGMAFMLQPLKFEGSCKSTPIVVQILGNLVASSRGKWKGDKDQWILFSDIEGLVVEGNGELNGQGSSWWEHKGSSRPTALKFKSCNNLRLSGLTHVDSAMAHIHINGCNDVTISNLRINAPESSPNTDGIDVAVSSNVIIQDCVIATGDDCIAINSGTANIRISGIDCGPGHGVSIGSLGKDGEIASVEDVCVQNCNFRGTMNGARIKTWPGGSGYARRITFNGITLDNVENPIIIDQHYNNGDSDKSTDDKSSAVEVSKVVYSNFVGTSRSEYGVNFRCSTRAPCTEIFLKDVKIETASSGMGQVAQGQCLNVRGGVSTLAVPGLECLALSTDMLSWGTMPEQACMLPQQSVQPNTRPLQDPLWVYGSRGQRLGVYSVVLTSLISFGFSYVLG, encoded by the exons ATGCGCTTAAAG AAGAAGACTTGGATCTTGATTTTCTCAGTGTTCATCCTCCAGACCTTCACATATTCGAAAGCTTTGGATGTTACTCAATATGGAGCTGTTGGAGATGGAGTTACAGACGATTCTCAG GCGTTCTTGAAAGCCTGGGAAGATGTCTGTAGCGGGGCAGGAGATGGGCAGCTTATCATTCCGGCAGGAATGGCATTTATGTTGCAGCCCTTGAAGTTTGAGGGTTCTTGCAAATCGACCCCTATTGTTGTTCAG ATTTTGGGCAATCTTGTTGCATCAAGTAGAGGAAAATGGAAAGGAGACAAAGATCAATGGATTCTCTTCTCAGACATAGAAGGGCTTGTGGTTGAAGGTAACGGCGAATTAAACGGCCAGGGTTCGAGCTGGTGGGAACACAAAGGCAGTTCTAGACCAACC GCATTGAAGTTCAAGAGCTGCAACAATCTTAGACTTAGTGGCTTAACTCACGTAGATAGTGCGATGGCACACATTCACATAAACGGTTGCAACGATGTAACCATCTCAAATCTCCGGATAAATGCACCTGAATCAAGTCCTAACACCGATGGAATCGATGTAGCGGTTTCATCTAATGTTATCATCCAGGATTGCGTAATCGCCACTG GTGACGATTGCATTGCGATTAACTCGGGGACGGCTAACATCAGAATATCCGGTATAGATTGCGGACCAGGCCATGGAGTAAG CATAGGAAGCTTAGGAAAAGATGGAGAGATAGCTTCAGTGGAGGATGTATGTGTCCAAAACTGTAACTTTAGAGGAACTATGAATGGAGCTAGGATCAAAACCTGGCCG GGAGGATCTGGTTACGCAAGAAGGATTACTTTCAATGGAATTACTCTAGATAATGTCGAGAATCCTATCATAATCGATCAGCATTACAACAATGGAGATTCTGATAAGTCCACAGATGATAAG TCCTCGGCGGTGGAAGTGAGCAAAGTTGTGTATAGTAACTTCGTGGGGACGTCCAGATCAGAGTACGGTGTTAACTTTAGGTGCAGCACGAGAGCACCATGCACAGAGATTTTTCTGAAAGATGTGAAAATAGAAACGGCATCGTCAGGAATGGGACAAGTAGCGCAAGGACAGTGTTTAAACGTGAGAGGTGGTGTGTCTACACTTGCGGTACCAGGTTTAGAGTGTTTAGCACTTTCTACAGATATGTTGTCATGGGGGACAATGCCGGAACAAGCTTGTATGTTGCCGCAGCAATCAGTGCAACCGAACACACGACCGTTGCAAGATCCATTATGGGTTTATGGAAGCAGAGGACAACGATTAGGAGTATATAGTGTCGTATTAACTTCATTAATCTCTTTTGGTTTTAGTTATGTTTTAGGTTAG
- the LOC106292780 gene encoding probable polygalacturonase At3g15720 isoform X3: MKKTWILIFSVFILQTFTYSKALDVTQYGAVGDGVTDDSQAFLKAWEDVCSGAGDGQLIIPAGMAFMLQPLKFEGSCKSTPIVVQILGNLVASSRGKWKGDKDQWILFSDIEGLVVEGNGELNGQGSSWWEHKGSSRPTALKFKSCNNLRLSGLTHVDSAMAHIHINGCNDVTISNLRINAPESSPNTDGIDVAVSSNVIIQDCVIATGDDCIAINSGTANIRISGIDCGPGHGVSIGSLGKDGEIASVEDVCVQNCNFRGTMNGARIKTWPGGSGYARRITFNGITLDNVENPIIIDQHYNNGDSDKSTDDKSSAVEVSKVVYSNFVGTSRSEYGVNFRCSTRAPCTEIFLKDVKIETASSGMGQVAQGQCLNVRGGVSTLAVPGLECLALSTDMLSWGTMPEQACMLPQQSVQPNTRPLQDPLWVYGSRGQRLGVYSVVLTSLISFGFSYVLG, from the exons ATG AAGAAGACTTGGATCTTGATTTTCTCAGTGTTCATCCTCCAGACCTTCACATATTCGAAAGCTTTGGATGTTACTCAATATGGAGCTGTTGGAGATGGAGTTACAGACGATTCTCAG GCGTTCTTGAAAGCCTGGGAAGATGTCTGTAGCGGGGCAGGAGATGGGCAGCTTATCATTCCGGCAGGAATGGCATTTATGTTGCAGCCCTTGAAGTTTGAGGGTTCTTGCAAATCGACCCCTATTGTTGTTCAG ATTTTGGGCAATCTTGTTGCATCAAGTAGAGGAAAATGGAAAGGAGACAAAGATCAATGGATTCTCTTCTCAGACATAGAAGGGCTTGTGGTTGAAGGTAACGGCGAATTAAACGGCCAGGGTTCGAGCTGGTGGGAACACAAAGGCAGTTCTAGACCAACC GCATTGAAGTTCAAGAGCTGCAACAATCTTAGACTTAGTGGCTTAACTCACGTAGATAGTGCGATGGCACACATTCACATAAACGGTTGCAACGATGTAACCATCTCAAATCTCCGGATAAATGCACCTGAATCAAGTCCTAACACCGATGGAATCGATGTAGCGGTTTCATCTAATGTTATCATCCAGGATTGCGTAATCGCCACTG GTGACGATTGCATTGCGATTAACTCGGGGACGGCTAACATCAGAATATCCGGTATAGATTGCGGACCAGGCCATGGAGTAAG CATAGGAAGCTTAGGAAAAGATGGAGAGATAGCTTCAGTGGAGGATGTATGTGTCCAAAACTGTAACTTTAGAGGAACTATGAATGGAGCTAGGATCAAAACCTGGCCG GGAGGATCTGGTTACGCAAGAAGGATTACTTTCAATGGAATTACTCTAGATAATGTCGAGAATCCTATCATAATCGATCAGCATTACAACAATGGAGATTCTGATAAGTCCACAGATGATAAG TCCTCGGCGGTGGAAGTGAGCAAAGTTGTGTATAGTAACTTCGTGGGGACGTCCAGATCAGAGTACGGTGTTAACTTTAGGTGCAGCACGAGAGCACCATGCACAGAGATTTTTCTGAAAGATGTGAAAATAGAAACGGCATCGTCAGGAATGGGACAAGTAGCGCAAGGACAGTGTTTAAACGTGAGAGGTGGTGTGTCTACACTTGCGGTACCAGGTTTAGAGTGTTTAGCACTTTCTACAGATATGTTGTCATGGGGGACAATGCCGGAACAAGCTTGTATGTTGCCGCAGCAATCAGTGCAACCGAACACACGACCGTTGCAAGATCCATTATGGGTTTATGGAAGCAGAGGACAACGATTAGGAGTATATAGTGTCGTATTAACTTCATTAATCTCTTTTGGTTTTAGTTATGTTTTAGGTTAG
- the LOC106292780 gene encoding probable polygalacturonase At3g15720 isoform X1 encodes MHWFCSLFNYSSSKHMQKKTWILIFSVFILQTFTYSKALDVTQYGAVGDGVTDDSQAFLKAWEDVCSGAGDGQLIIPAGMAFMLQPLKFEGSCKSTPIVVQILGNLVASSRGKWKGDKDQWILFSDIEGLVVEGNGELNGQGSSWWEHKGSSRPTALKFKSCNNLRLSGLTHVDSAMAHIHINGCNDVTISNLRINAPESSPNTDGIDVAVSSNVIIQDCVIATGDDCIAINSGTANIRISGIDCGPGHGVSIGSLGKDGEIASVEDVCVQNCNFRGTMNGARIKTWPGGSGYARRITFNGITLDNVENPIIIDQHYNNGDSDKSTDDKSSAVEVSKVVYSNFVGTSRSEYGVNFRCSTRAPCTEIFLKDVKIETASSGMGQVAQGQCLNVRGGVSTLAVPGLECLALSTDMLSWGTMPEQACMLPQQSVQPNTRPLQDPLWVYGSRGQRLGVYSVVLTSLISFGFSYVLG; translated from the exons ATGCATTGGTTTTGCTCACTATTTAACTATTCTTCTTCAAAACATATGCAGAAGAAGACTTGGATCTTGATTTTCTCAGTGTTCATCCTCCAGACCTTCACATATTCGAAAGCTTTGGATGTTACTCAATATGGAGCTGTTGGAGATGGAGTTACAGACGATTCTCAG GCGTTCTTGAAAGCCTGGGAAGATGTCTGTAGCGGGGCAGGAGATGGGCAGCTTATCATTCCGGCAGGAATGGCATTTATGTTGCAGCCCTTGAAGTTTGAGGGTTCTTGCAAATCGACCCCTATTGTTGTTCAG ATTTTGGGCAATCTTGTTGCATCAAGTAGAGGAAAATGGAAAGGAGACAAAGATCAATGGATTCTCTTCTCAGACATAGAAGGGCTTGTGGTTGAAGGTAACGGCGAATTAAACGGCCAGGGTTCGAGCTGGTGGGAACACAAAGGCAGTTCTAGACCAACC GCATTGAAGTTCAAGAGCTGCAACAATCTTAGACTTAGTGGCTTAACTCACGTAGATAGTGCGATGGCACACATTCACATAAACGGTTGCAACGATGTAACCATCTCAAATCTCCGGATAAATGCACCTGAATCAAGTCCTAACACCGATGGAATCGATGTAGCGGTTTCATCTAATGTTATCATCCAGGATTGCGTAATCGCCACTG GTGACGATTGCATTGCGATTAACTCGGGGACGGCTAACATCAGAATATCCGGTATAGATTGCGGACCAGGCCATGGAGTAAG CATAGGAAGCTTAGGAAAAGATGGAGAGATAGCTTCAGTGGAGGATGTATGTGTCCAAAACTGTAACTTTAGAGGAACTATGAATGGAGCTAGGATCAAAACCTGGCCG GGAGGATCTGGTTACGCAAGAAGGATTACTTTCAATGGAATTACTCTAGATAATGTCGAGAATCCTATCATAATCGATCAGCATTACAACAATGGAGATTCTGATAAGTCCACAGATGATAAG TCCTCGGCGGTGGAAGTGAGCAAAGTTGTGTATAGTAACTTCGTGGGGACGTCCAGATCAGAGTACGGTGTTAACTTTAGGTGCAGCACGAGAGCACCATGCACAGAGATTTTTCTGAAAGATGTGAAAATAGAAACGGCATCGTCAGGAATGGGACAAGTAGCGCAAGGACAGTGTTTAAACGTGAGAGGTGGTGTGTCTACACTTGCGGTACCAGGTTTAGAGTGTTTAGCACTTTCTACAGATATGTTGTCATGGGGGACAATGCCGGAACAAGCTTGTATGTTGCCGCAGCAATCAGTGCAACCGAACACACGACCGTTGCAAGATCCATTATGGGTTTATGGAAGCAGAGGACAACGATTAGGAGTATATAGTGTCGTATTAACTTCATTAATCTCTTTTGGTTTTAGTTATGTTTTAGGTTAG
- the LOC106343802 gene encoding probable polygalacturonase At3g15720 isoform X1 produces the protein MQTKTWFLNFSVFILTIFAYSKALDVTQYGAVGDGVTDDSQAFLKAWEAVCSGTGDGQLIVRAGMSFMLQPLKFQGSCKSTPIAVQILGTLVASSRGKWKGDKNQWILFSDIEGLVVDGNGKINGQGSSWWEHKGSSRPTGLKFKNCNNLRLRGLTHVDSAMAHIHINGCNDVTISNLRINAPESSPNTDGIDIAASSNVVIQDCVIATGDDCIAINSGTANIRISGIDCGPGHGISIGSLGKDEGVASVEDICVQNCNFRGTMNGARIKTWPGGSGYARRITFNGITLDNVENPIIIDQHYKHGDSDKSTDDKSSAVEVSKVVYSNFVGTSKSEYGVNFRCSERAPCTEIFMKDVKINTASSGMGQVAQGQCLNVRGGVTTLAVPGLECLALSTDWGTLPEQACMLPQQSGQPDTRPSQDPLWVYGSGGKHLGVYSVVY, from the exons ATGCAGACGAAGACTTGGTTCTTAAACTTTTCAGTGTTCATTCTCACGATCTTCGCATATTCGAAAGCTTTGGATGTTACTCAATATGGAGCTGTTGGAGATGGAGTTACAGACGATTCTCAG GCGTTCTTGAAAGCCTGGGAAGCTGTTTGTAGCGGGACCGGAGATGGGCAGCTTATCGTTCGGGCAGGAATGTCATTTATGTTACAGCCCTTGAAGTTTCAAGGTTCTTGCAAATCGACCCCTATTGCTGTTCAG ATCTTGGGCACTCTCGTTGCATCAAGTAGAGGGAAATGGAAAGGAGACAAAAACCAATGGATTCTCTTCTCAGACATAGAAGGGCTTGTGGTTGATGGTAACGGCAAAATAAACGGCCAGGGTTCGAGCTGGTGGGAACACAAAGGCAGTTCTAGACCAACC GGATTGAAGTTCAAGAACTGCAACAATCTTAGACTTCGTGGCTTAACTCACGTAGATAGTGCGATGGCACACATTCACATAAACGGTTGCAACGACGTAACCATCTCAAATCTCCGGATAAATGCACCAGAATCAAGTCCTAACACCGATGGCATCGATATAGCCGCTTCATCCAATGTTGTCATCCAAGACTGCGTAATCGCCACTG GTGACGATTGCATTGCTATAAACTCGGGGACGGCTAACATAAGAATCTCCGGTATAGATTGCGGACCAGGCCATGGAATAAG CATAGGAAGCTTAGGAAAAGATGAAGGGGTAGCTTCAGTGGAGGATATATGTGTCCAAAACTGTAACTTTAGAGGAACTATGAATGGAGCTAGGATCAAAACCTGGCCG GGAGGATCTGGATACGCAAGAAGGATTACTTTCAATGGAATTACTCTAGATAATGTCGAGAATCCAATCATTATCGATCAGCATTACAAACATGGAGATTCTGATAAATCCACTGATGATAAG TCCTCGGCGGTGGAAGTGAGCAAAGTTGTGTATAGTAACTTCGTGGGAACGTCCAAATCAGAGTACGGTGTTAACTTTAGGTGCAGCGAGAGAGCACCATGCACAGAGATATTTATGAAAGATGTGAAAATAAATACGGCATCATCAGGAATGGGACAAGTAGCGCAAGGACAGTGTTTAAACGTGAGAGGCGGTGTGACAACACTTGCGGTACCAGGTTTAGAGTGTTTAGCACTTTCCACAGATTGGGGGACACTGCCGGAACAAGCTTGTATGTTGCCGCAGCAATCAGGGCAGCCAGATACACGACCGTCGCAAGATCCGTTATGGGTTTATGGAAGCGGAGGAAAACATTTAGGAGTATATAGTGTCGTATATTAA